One stretch of Nicotiana tabacum cultivar K326 chromosome 18, ASM71507v2, whole genome shotgun sequence DNA includes these proteins:
- the LOC107826635 gene encoding thioredoxin X, chloroplastic has translation MAAMASTTSTSRVPYPLPLSPVRCSLKSSVNTTCSFTSSSSLVCKKLWLSNGTRGKPGFRTSSSSTTLRIRCGGLREIKEDEFSDVVLKSDRPVLVEFVATWCGPCRLIGPAMESVAEEYKEKITVVKIDHDANPKLIEEFKVYGLPTLILFKDGKEVPDSKREGAITKVKLKEYLDGLLKTVSIA, from the exons ATGGCAGCAATGGCTTCCACCACCTCAACCTCAAGGGTTCCTTATCCTTTGCCATTATCTCCGGTTCGTTGTTCACTTAAATCCTCCGTTAATACAACGTGCTCattcacttcttcttcttctttggtttgCAAGAAGCTCTGGTTATCTAATGGAACTCGAGGGAAGCCAGGCTTTagaacttcttcttcttcgacgacTTTGAGGATAAGGTGTGGTGGCTTAAGGGAGATTAAGGAGGATGAGTTCTCCGACGTCGTTTTGAAGTCTGATCGTCCTGTCCTTGTGGAGTTCGTTGCCACTTGGTGTGGGCCCTGCCGCTTGATTGGTCCTGCTATGGAATCCGTTGCTGAG GAGTATAAAGAAAAGATCACTGTTGTTAAGATAGATCATGATGCAAATCCCAAGCTCATAGAAGAGTTCAAAGTTTATGGATTGCCAACTTTGATTCTCTTCAAAGATGGAAAGGAAGTTCCAGATAGTAAAAGGGAAGGTGCGATAACAAAAGTTAAACTCAAGGAGTATCTTGATGGACTTCTAAAGACAGTTTCTATCGCATAA